One part of the Bdellovibrio bacteriovorus genome encodes these proteins:
- the typA gene encoding translational GTPase TypA — MIQDPKKIRNIAIIAHVDHGKTTLVDHLIKQAGTFRDNEHVEERLMDSMDLERERGITIAAKNASFMYKDIKVNIVDTPGHSDFGGEVERILNMVDGCILLCDASEGPLPQTRFVLKKALEGGKKVIVCINKIDRSDARIQEVHNELFDLFIDLDATEEQCDFHTVYAIAREGMATLDPAVNTGSLEVLYDAIVNLVPPPTIEENAPLQVMVSNISYNDYVGRLAIGRMRAGTIKVGDEVLCVQANAQKKVKVSALFQYKVNSQVPAQEVGAGDMVVIAGMEDFTIGDTITSVLDPRPLPRIRVEEPTVGMVFSVNNGPFAGLDGKNVTSRKIIDRLDRELLYNVAIRVEKTDSTDAFKVVGRGELQLGVLIEQMRRENFELLVSKPTVVFKEENGKKMEPMEIAVIDIEDAYVGAVTEKLGKRKGVMTNMVQKGSGRTRLEFRIPSRGLIGYRSEFLTDTRGTGLLNTQFDGWDDYRGEIEHRLNGAMISDRKGTATSYAIWNLQERGVMMVEHGDEVYEGMIVGEHAKENDLEVNITREKKLSNVRASGSDEAIRLVPVKKFTLERAMEWIKESELIEVTPKHIRLRLRELDPHKRAKAAKE, encoded by the coding sequence ATGATTCAAGATCCGAAGAAAATTAGAAATATCGCGATCATCGCGCACGTCGACCACGGTAAGACGACACTGGTTGACCACTTGATTAAACAAGCAGGTACTTTCCGTGACAATGAGCACGTTGAAGAGCGCCTGATGGACTCCATGGATCTTGAGAGAGAGCGTGGGATCACGATCGCGGCAAAGAACGCCTCCTTCATGTACAAAGATATCAAAGTTAATATCGTCGATACACCGGGGCACAGTGACTTCGGCGGCGAGGTTGAGCGTATCCTGAACATGGTTGATGGTTGTATCCTTCTTTGCGATGCTTCCGAAGGTCCATTGCCACAGACTCGTTTCGTTTTGAAAAAAGCTCTTGAGGGCGGCAAAAAAGTTATCGTTTGTATCAACAAAATTGACCGTTCTGATGCTCGTATTCAGGAAGTTCATAACGAATTGTTCGACTTGTTCATCGACCTTGATGCAACTGAAGAACAATGTGATTTCCACACTGTTTACGCTATCGCGCGTGAAGGTATGGCGACTTTGGATCCAGCGGTTAACACTGGTTCCCTGGAAGTTCTTTACGATGCAATCGTAAACCTGGTTCCGCCTCCAACTATCGAAGAAAACGCTCCACTTCAGGTTATGGTTTCCAACATCTCTTACAATGACTACGTAGGTCGTCTGGCGATCGGTCGTATGAGAGCCGGTACCATCAAAGTGGGTGACGAAGTTCTTTGCGTTCAGGCGAACGCTCAGAAGAAAGTTAAAGTATCCGCATTGTTCCAGTACAAAGTGAACTCCCAGGTTCCTGCTCAGGAAGTTGGCGCGGGTGACATGGTTGTTATCGCGGGTATGGAAGATTTCACTATCGGTGACACCATCACTTCTGTTTTGGATCCTCGTCCACTTCCGCGTATCCGCGTTGAAGAGCCGACAGTGGGCATGGTCTTCTCTGTCAACAACGGTCCTTTCGCCGGCCTTGATGGTAAGAACGTGACTTCCCGTAAAATCATCGACCGTCTGGACAGAGAGTTGTTGTACAACGTGGCTATCCGCGTGGAAAAAACGGACTCTACAGATGCGTTCAAAGTTGTGGGTCGTGGTGAGCTTCAGTTGGGCGTTTTGATCGAACAAATGCGCCGTGAAAACTTCGAGCTTCTGGTTTCCAAACCGACTGTTGTCTTCAAAGAGGAAAACGGCAAGAAAATGGAACCAATGGAGATCGCGGTTATCGATATCGAAGATGCTTACGTTGGTGCCGTGACTGAAAAGTTGGGTAAACGCAAAGGTGTGATGACTAACATGGTTCAAAAGGGTTCCGGCCGTACTCGTCTGGAGTTCCGTATTCCTTCCCGTGGTTTGATCGGTTACCGTTCTGAGTTCCTGACGGACACTCGTGGTACCGGTTTGCTGAACACCCAATTTGACGGTTGGGATGACTATCGTGGTGAAATCGAACACCGTTTGAATGGTGCGATGATTTCTGACCGTAAAGGTACTGCGACATCCTACGCGATCTGGAATCTTCAAGAGCGTGGTGTCATGATGGTTGAGCACGGTGATGAAGTGTACGAAGGCATGATCGTTGGTGAACACGCCAAGGAAAATGATCTAGAAGTGAACATCACTCGTGAAAAGAAATTGTCAAACGTACGTGCTTCGGGTTCTGATGAAGCTATCCGTCTGGTTCCGGTGAAAAAATTCACTTTGGAAAGAGCGATGGAATGGATCAAAGAATCTGAGCTGATCGAAGTGACGCCGAAGCACATCCGTCTTCGTTTGCGTGAACTTGATCCGCACAAACGTGCAAAAGCAGCGAAGGAATAA
- a CDS encoding nitroreductase family protein produces MEKNEFYKLLESRKSIRKYKAEPVPKDVIERVLAAGMQAPSGKNRQNWRFFVVMGKKRDEYLKYSQKSWLGIKDILSQRLKPSLYDFTERFFYTLGDAPVIVFAYSHNDSEERYHTSIGSVYMAVENMNLACLVEGLGSCTMGAPLEIKEEVDQFLGVDKLPEYQRGELELLCAMVMGYPDHNPPKAPRQTEGRVTWFE; encoded by the coding sequence ATGGAAAAGAATGAATTTTACAAGTTGCTGGAATCCAGAAAGTCCATTCGCAAGTACAAGGCCGAGCCGGTTCCAAAAGACGTGATCGAGCGAGTATTGGCGGCGGGAATGCAGGCGCCGTCGGGAAAGAATCGTCAGAACTGGCGCTTCTTTGTTGTGATGGGAAAAAAGCGCGACGAGTATTTGAAGTATTCGCAAAAATCCTGGCTGGGCATCAAAGACATTTTGTCGCAAAGACTGAAGCCGTCGCTTTATGATTTCACAGAAAGATTCTTCTACACACTCGGCGATGCGCCGGTGATTGTGTTTGCGTATTCCCATAATGACTCTGAAGAGCGCTATCACACCAGCATTGGTTCGGTGTACATGGCGGTGGAAAACATGAATCTGGCGTGTCTGGTGGAAGGCCTTGGCAGTTGCACGATGGGCGCTCCACTAGAGATCAAGGAAGAGGTCGATCAGTTCCTGGGTGTGGATAAACTTCCGGAATACCAGCGAGGGGAGCTGGAACTTTTGTGTGCGATGGTGATGGGATACCCGGATCACAATCCCCCCAAAGCCCCCCGCCAAACTGAGGGCCGCGTAACTTGGTTTGAATAA
- a CDS encoding DUF523 domain-containing protein, with product MKIVSACLSGVHCRYDCKAQTRSPIEEMVQNGEAIPVCPEQLGGLSTPRPPAERIGDKVLTNQGVDVTEQYTRGAEEALRIAKLVGATEALLKSKSPMCGCGKIYDGTFTGAQKDGDGVFAELLKKHGIKVTAID from the coding sequence ATGAAAATTGTATCCGCCTGTCTTTCCGGTGTTCACTGCCGCTATGATTGCAAAGCCCAGACAAGATCCCCGATCGAAGAGATGGTGCAAAATGGTGAAGCCATTCCCGTCTGCCCCGAACAATTGGGCGGCCTTTCGACTCCCCGTCCGCCCGCAGAGCGTATTGGCGACAAAGTTCTAACCAATCAGGGTGTGGATGTGACCGAGCAATACACCCGTGGAGCGGAAGAGGCACTAAGAATTGCCAAGCTTGTCGGCGCCACCGAGGCGCTGTTGAAATCCAAGTCCCCGATGTGCGGATGTGGAAAAATCTATGACGGCACCTTCACCGGCGCCCAAAAAGACGGTGACGGGGTTTTTGCCGAGCTTTTAAAAAAACACGGCATTAAAGTCACAGCGATCGACTGA
- the mtgA gene encoding monofunctional biosynthetic peptidoglycan transglycosylase, whose product MIKKLIFFLLGVVTLMGVAVASLWAWLPSDKDIRGCMVTKMYQVELCPGSKNYVPLKQIAPILQKTIILTEDSNFYNHKGFDWDAIEKNAKEGWETGVFKRGGSTITQQLAKNMFLNKDRTFIRKGLEAIITDRIEHTLTKKEILERYLNVVEFGKDIYGVKAAAKYYFKKSPAELTVVESAFLAMVLPNPVKYSQSYYRKELTPFARKRLGRIVDDLFQYHRISQEEYDIASAQVAYFFQPEPPPEELTSGEEVPTLEELENLESQEQLENSEETE is encoded by the coding sequence ATGATCAAAAAGCTTATCTTTTTCTTACTGGGTGTTGTGACTTTGATGGGTGTTGCTGTGGCGTCGCTCTGGGCCTGGCTTCCTTCGGATAAGGACATTCGCGGCTGCATGGTCACAAAAATGTACCAAGTGGAACTGTGCCCCGGTTCCAAAAACTATGTCCCGTTAAAGCAGATTGCCCCCATCCTGCAAAAGACCATCATCCTGACCGAAGATTCAAATTTCTATAATCATAAGGGCTTTGACTGGGATGCGATTGAAAAGAACGCCAAAGAAGGCTGGGAAACCGGCGTCTTTAAGCGCGGCGGTTCCACCATCACGCAGCAGCTCGCCAAAAACATGTTCCTGAACAAGGACCGCACCTTCATCCGCAAGGGTCTTGAAGCCATCATCACCGACCGGATCGAGCACACCCTGACCAAAAAAGAGATCCTGGAAAGATATCTGAACGTCGTGGAGTTCGGTAAAGACATCTATGGCGTCAAAGCAGCCGCGAAGTACTATTTCAAAAAATCACCAGCAGAACTGACAGTGGTTGAATCGGCATTCCTGGCGATGGTCCTTCCAAACCCCGTGAAATATTCCCAGTCCTATTACCGAAAAGAACTGACACCCTTTGCGCGCAAGCGCCTGGGAAGAATTGTTGATGACCTTTTCCAGTACCATAGAATCTCTCAGGAAGAATACGACATTGCCAGTGCCCAGGTGGCCTATTTCTTCCAGCCTGAACCACCACCGGAAGAGCTGACTTCAGGTGAAGAGGTGCCGACTTTGGAAGAACTTGAAAATCTGGAATCCCAAGAGCAGCTTGAAAACAGCGAGGAGACCGAATGA
- the lysC gene encoding lysine-sensitive aspartokinase 3 → MAKLVVSKFGGTSMGDADCMLRSAEVSFRQGSGLVVVSATSGTTNDLIALGKTAESQAWPESEKILSKIQDKHNKIAQDLKLPADAKVKLDSLFEEMSSLAKGVHLLKDCSVKAMDTLMSLGERMSSVLFTEAMSQVLKKHNSTKSAELLDVRTVLRTDDQFGKAKPLTNEVASLCQKNLSFLRDGKKVVCTQGYIGMTEEGITTTLGRGGSDYSAAILAEGVSADVLEIWTDVAGIATTDPRLCPKAQPISEISFKEASELATFGAKVLHPATLLPAIRKNIPVFVGSSFDAEARGTWVRMDVEDHPLIRAMALRKKQVLVTLSTPEMLYAHGFLFQIFKIFNDHKVSIDAITTSEISVSVTLDDSTLLNKNLIKDLSQIADVQVEENLALISLIGNNINHTPGLGKRIFEAIPDINVRMICLGASKHNFCFLVADEQGPEAIKRLHACFIEAGIEEMA, encoded by the coding sequence GTGGCAAAACTGGTAGTTTCTAAATTTGGCGGCACCTCCATGGGAGATGCAGACTGTATGCTTCGCAGTGCGGAAGTCAGCTTCCGTCAGGGTTCAGGCCTGGTGGTAGTGTCTGCCACCTCCGGCACCACCAACGATCTGATTGCTCTTGGCAAAACGGCTGAATCCCAGGCTTGGCCGGAATCAGAAAAAATCCTTTCCAAGATTCAGGATAAACACAACAAGATCGCCCAGGATCTGAAGCTGCCTGCCGATGCCAAAGTGAAATTGGATTCTTTGTTTGAAGAAATGAGCTCTTTGGCAAAAGGTGTGCACCTTTTGAAAGACTGCTCTGTCAAAGCCATGGACACCCTGATGAGTCTGGGTGAAAGAATGTCTTCCGTGCTTTTCACCGAAGCGATGTCTCAGGTTCTAAAAAAACATAACTCCACAAAATCCGCGGAACTTCTGGATGTGCGGACAGTTCTGCGCACGGATGATCAGTTCGGTAAAGCCAAGCCACTTACAAACGAGGTGGCCAGCCTTTGCCAAAAGAATCTTTCTTTCCTGCGCGATGGAAAGAAAGTCGTGTGCACGCAAGGTTACATCGGCATGACCGAAGAGGGTATCACCACAACGTTGGGTCGCGGTGGCAGTGATTATTCGGCAGCGATTTTGGCGGAAGGTGTGTCTGCTGATGTTTTGGAAATCTGGACAGATGTGGCGGGGATTGCAACGACCGATCCGCGCCTGTGTCCGAAGGCGCAGCCTATCAGCGAGATTTCATTCAAAGAAGCTTCCGAACTTGCCACTTTTGGCGCGAAAGTTTTGCATCCGGCGACATTGCTGCCGGCAATTCGTAAAAATATTCCGGTCTTTGTGGGCTCGAGCTTTGATGCTGAAGCCCGTGGCACCTGGGTGCGCATGGATGTGGAAGATCACCCGCTGATTCGTGCGATGGCGCTTCGAAAAAAGCAGGTGCTCGTAACCCTTTCCACTCCGGAAATGCTGTACGCGCATGGCTTCCTGTTCCAGATTTTCAAAATCTTCAATGATCACAAAGTCAGTATTGATGCAATTACGACTTCTGAGATTTCAGTCAGCGTGACTTTGGATGACTCGACTTTGCTGAACAAAAATCTGATCAAGGATCTGTCCCAGATTGCGGATGTTCAGGTCGAAGAAAACCTGGCGCTGATTTCTTTGATCGGAAACAACATCAACCACACGCCGGGCTTGGGAAAAAGAATTTTCGAAGCCATTCCGGACATCAATGTGCGCATGATCTGTCTGGGCGCCAGCAAACACAACTTCTGCTTCCTGGTGGCTGACGAACAGGGCCCCGAAGCCATTAAACGCCTGCATGCTTGTTTCATCGAAGCCGGCATCGAAGAAATGGCCTAA
- a CDS encoding ABC transporter permease, with amino-acid sequence MKLKDCFTIPTVNSGAMKVWSRNFMYFKKTWLVSLFWIVLEPVIYLGAIGFGLGAFVNNMGGMSYIEFFFPALLSTTAMMVAFFEGTYGNYTKLTHQKTYATIMLTRVGPEEIVAGELLWATSKGFFGVTGVTIVALFFGLIDSYRILLALPILFLMSALFSCIGMILTSYARNYDSFIYSTSGLIVPMSLLSGTYFPLDQLPAALRYVAYLFPLTHAVAAVREVLHQGPTLWVLIHVLILLVATWICMNIAFFRIRKKLLK; translated from the coding sequence ATGAAGCTGAAAGACTGCTTTACCATTCCCACAGTGAACAGCGGCGCCATGAAAGTATGGTCCCGCAATTTTATGTACTTTAAAAAGACCTGGCTTGTGTCCCTGTTCTGGATTGTGCTGGAGCCAGTGATCTATCTGGGAGCCATTGGATTTGGTCTTGGCGCCTTTGTGAACAACATGGGTGGCATGTCTTATATTGAATTCTTCTTCCCGGCGTTGTTGTCCACGACAGCGATGATGGTGGCGTTCTTTGAAGGCACTTACGGGAACTACACGAAGCTGACTCATCAGAAAACCTACGCGACAATCATGCTGACGCGTGTGGGACCTGAAGAAATTGTGGCGGGCGAACTGTTGTGGGCGACCAGCAAGGGTTTCTTTGGTGTGACCGGGGTCACGATTGTGGCTTTGTTCTTTGGTTTGATTGACTCTTATCGTATTTTGCTGGCGTTGCCGATTCTGTTCCTGATGAGCGCACTGTTTTCCTGCATCGGAATGATTTTGACTTCTTATGCGCGCAACTATGACTCCTTTATCTATTCCACTTCAGGTTTGATTGTGCCTATGAGTCTGCTGAGTGGAACTTACTTCCCGCTGGATCAGTTGCCGGCGGCGCTTCGTTATGTGGCGTACTTGTTCCCGCTGACACACGCGGTGGCAGCCGTGCGCGAAGTGCTGCATCAGGGGCCGACCTTGTGGGTTTTGATTCACGTTTTGATTCTGCTGGTGGCGACGTGGATTTGCATGAACATCGCCTTTTTCCGCATTCGCAAGAAGCTGCTTAAATAA
- a CDS encoding SDR family oxidoreductase — protein MKKVLVTGANGFLGSWLTKALLEDGHDVYALVRPKSDLSELEGVKCKYVHGDVTDVHSLLEATKGMDTVFHLAGVIAYKKSQRAQMDKVNVQGTANVIAVCREHKVRRLVYLSSVVAIGAGYTPDQILNEESPYNIADLNLGYFETKHQAEILVKNACEKNEIDAVMLNPSTIYGRGDAKKGSRKMQVKVAQGKLNFYTSGGVNVVAAEDVVAGILSAWKIGRKGERYILCGENILIKDLFAMIAAEAGVKPPKYQLPDGLLHAVGAVGDFMEKMGMKGPLSRENAYTATMYHWFDSSKAQKELGFKPRPAREAIHNSVQWMKDHGLVAK, from the coding sequence ATGAAGAAGGTTTTAGTCACCGGAGCAAACGGTTTTTTGGGTAGCTGGCTGACCAAAGCCCTTCTGGAAGATGGCCACGATGTTTATGCTCTGGTCCGCCCGAAAAGTGATCTTTCCGAGCTTGAAGGGGTGAAATGCAAATACGTTCACGGTGATGTCACCGACGTGCATTCACTTTTGGAAGCCACCAAAGGTATGGACACCGTCTTTCATCTGGCTGGCGTCATCGCCTATAAAAAATCCCAGCGCGCCCAGATGGACAAGGTCAATGTACAGGGAACCGCCAATGTGATCGCGGTTTGCCGTGAGCACAAAGTGCGACGCTTGGTTTATTTGTCTTCCGTGGTGGCCATCGGTGCCGGCTACACACCCGATCAGATTCTGAATGAAGAATCCCCTTACAACATCGCGGACCTGAATCTAGGATACTTTGAAACCAAACACCAGGCCGAGATCCTGGTGAAGAATGCCTGCGAAAAAAATGAAATCGATGCGGTGATGCTAAACCCCTCCACGATCTATGGTCGCGGTGATGCCAAAAAAGGCAGTCGCAAAATGCAGGTCAAAGTTGCTCAAGGAAAATTGAACTTCTACACCTCTGGTGGTGTGAACGTGGTGGCGGCAGAAGACGTTGTGGCTGGCATCCTGAGCGCCTGGAAGATCGGCCGCAAAGGTGAGCGTTATATTCTTTGTGGGGAAAACATTCTGATCAAAGACCTCTTTGCCATGATTGCGGCTGAAGCCGGCGTCAAACCACCAAAATATCAGCTTCCTGACGGTCTTTTGCATGCCGTGGGCGCAGTTGGTGACTTCATGGAAAAGATGGGCATGAAGGGGCCTTTAAGCCGGGAAAATGCCTACACGGCCACGATGTATCACTGGTTTGATTCATCCAAGGCACAGAAAGAGCTGGGCTTTAAACCAAGACCGGCCCGCGAAGCCATTCACAATTCCGTGCAGTGGATGAAAGATCACGGACTGGTAGCGAAGTAA
- the mltG gene encoding endolytic transglycosylase MltG has translation MKKTILVLILAVVILLASVGGGVAYLAYQFTNSRPSDVAQDVVYEVTPGKGFATIAKELEEKGLVKNATFFNLFARFKGDRSKIKVGEYLLRTNMIPAEVLEAITSGKSIARSFTVSEGLSTYEIAELYEKQGFGTAESFMALVRDPALIQSLLGEKADSLEGYLFPETYMLTKYTDTKTLISNMVKRFLYVYNEVMAQAEIKSMTRNQVVTLASIIEKETGAPEERPLISSVFHNRLAKKMRLQTDPTVIYGKAEALGKIVINITRADLQTPTRYNTYVIYGLPPGPIANPGREAILAAVKPQESQYLFFVSQNDGTHVFSEDYKGHQRAVQKFQLDRKAREGKSWRDLQKRPTTPDKN, from the coding sequence ATGAAGAAAACGATTTTGGTTTTGATTCTTGCGGTGGTGATCCTTTTGGCCTCTGTCGGTGGCGGCGTGGCCTATTTGGCCTATCAGTTTACCAACTCCCGTCCCAGCGATGTGGCTCAGGATGTGGTTTACGAAGTCACTCCGGGAAAAGGCTTTGCCACGATTGCCAAAGAGCTTGAAGAAAAGGGCCTGGTGAAAAACGCCACGTTCTTTAATCTTTTTGCCCGCTTTAAAGGGGATCGTTCCAAAATCAAAGTCGGTGAATACCTTCTTCGCACGAACATGATTCCGGCTGAAGTCCTTGAGGCCATCACATCCGGGAAAAGCATCGCCCGAAGCTTCACGGTCAGTGAGGGCCTGAGCACTTACGAGATTGCCGAACTTTACGAAAAGCAGGGCTTCGGCACGGCCGAAAGCTTCATGGCTTTGGTGCGTGACCCGGCTTTGATTCAAAGTTTGCTGGGTGAAAAGGCTGACAGTCTGGAAGGTTATCTGTTCCCGGAAACCTACATGCTGACCAAATACACGGACACCAAAACGCTGATTTCAAACATGGTGAAGCGTTTCTTGTACGTTTATAACGAGGTGATGGCTCAGGCTGAAATCAAATCCATGACCCGCAATCAAGTAGTGACGTTGGCAAGCATCATCGAAAAAGAAACGGGTGCGCCGGAAGAAAGGCCTTTAATTTCTTCTGTTTTCCACAACCGTCTGGCGAAGAAAATGCGCTTGCAAACAGACCCGACAGTCATTTACGGAAAAGCCGAGGCATTGGGTAAAATCGTGATCAACATCACGCGCGCCGATCTGCAAACGCCCACTCGTTATAACACCTATGTGATCTATGGATTGCCTCCGGGGCCGATTGCGAACCCGGGGCGTGAAGCGATTTTGGCGGCGGTCAAGCCTCAGGAAAGCCAGTATTTGTTCTTTGTCAGTCAGAATGACGGGACCCATGTGTTTTCTGAAGACTACAAAGGTCATCAGCGTGCGGTTCAAAAATTCCAGTTGGATCGTAAAGCGCGTGAAGGAAAATCCTGGAGAGACCTGCAAAAACGCCCGACCACTCCGGATAAAAACTAG
- a CDS encoding ABC transporter ATP-binding protein — MSTNVAIEIKDLTKKYDDKIAVDGINLEIYKGECFGLLGPNGAGKSTTMKMMYCSALVSSGELYVLGLNVKKNFREIKSRIGVVPQEDGLDPDFTVLENLLVYASFHNIPVAEADLRAQALLRLMKLEEYQDRSVETLSGGMKRRLAIARGLINSPEVVFLDEPTTGLDPQARVWIWDFFKHLKSEKSTLVLTTHYMEEAEQMCDRVAIIDGGRILTVGKPRDLIRELIGKEVVEFDTNPVDLNYYLGRLRAEGFSYQVIKDTVSVLVKENQEGRRVVDLIASDKIFIRKPTLNDVFLKLAGHQLRDE; from the coding sequence ATGAGTACGAACGTCGCCATTGAAATAAAAGATCTGACAAAGAAGTACGACGACAAGATCGCCGTAGACGGAATCAATCTTGAAATTTACAAAGGCGAATGTTTCGGGCTTCTTGGTCCAAACGGGGCTGGCAAATCTACAACCATGAAAATGATGTATTGCTCAGCCCTGGTTTCAAGCGGGGAACTTTATGTTCTCGGCCTGAACGTAAAAAAGAATTTCCGCGAGATCAAATCTCGCATAGGGGTCGTCCCGCAAGAGGACGGCCTTGATCCTGACTTCACAGTCCTTGAAAATCTTCTCGTCTATGCAAGCTTTCATAATATCCCTGTTGCTGAGGCCGATCTTCGTGCCCAGGCCTTGCTGCGTCTGATGAAGCTGGAAGAATACCAGGACCGCTCGGTGGAAACGCTGAGCGGGGGCATGAAGCGCCGTCTGGCGATTGCTCGTGGCCTGATTAATTCTCCGGAAGTGGTTTTTCTGGATGAACCGACCACAGGTCTTGATCCGCAGGCGCGAGTTTGGATCTGGGACTTCTTCAAGCATCTAAAATCTGAGAAAAGCACTTTGGTGCTGACCACCCACTATATGGAAGAAGCCGAGCAAATGTGTGATCGTGTGGCGATCATCGATGGCGGCCGCATTCTGACCGTCGGTAAGCCCCGCGATCTGATTCGCGAGCTGATCGGCAAGGAAGTGGTGGAGTTCGACACGAATCCGGTGGATCTGAATTATTACCTGGGCCGTTTGCGCGCTGAGGGGTTCTCGTATCAGGTGATCAAAGACACCGTGTCTGTTCTGGTGAAGGAAAATCAGGAGGGCCGCCGCGTGGTGGACCTGATTGCCAGTGACAAGATCTTTATCCGCAAGCCCACGTTGAACGACGTCTTTTTGAAGCTTGCGGGTCATCAACTGAGGGACGAATAA
- the dusB gene encoding tRNA dihydrouridine synthase DusB, whose amino-acid sequence MNPVEALKTNPFVLAPMAGITDHAFRTFIKKLDASVVVTELVSASGIEYKSDRTLKLMSFDESQRPIGIQLFGEEPEIVARAAQVAEADGCDFVDLNFGCPVPKVVKKGAGSAILKDPAAVQKMVSTVKAAIKIPLTIKIRTGWDANSRNATEICNIAYNEGVSWVAIHGRTRAQAYTGLADWDFIADVKANTKIPILGNGDILTPRQANLRLQQSGCDGVMIGRGCLKNPFIFMDALSLWRGEPIKDVKRDYVSLFQGLQKEIVAHCDEHITGIQLRKFAAWFSTGYSGAAQFRKNLFQSKSNDEIMALANEFFASIGNVEQEDTSQEDFLMGGHG is encoded by the coding sequence ATGAATCCAGTTGAAGCCTTAAAGACAAATCCCTTTGTCCTTGCCCCTATGGCCGGGATCACGGATCACGCTTTTCGCACCTTTATCAAAAAATTAGATGCCAGTGTTGTCGTCACCGAACTTGTCAGTGCCAGTGGTATTGAATACAAGTCCGATCGCACTTTGAAGCTGATGAGCTTTGATGAATCTCAGCGCCCCATCGGCATCCAGCTTTTTGGTGAAGAGCCCGAGATCGTGGCCCGCGCCGCCCAGGTGGCCGAGGCGGATGGTTGTGACTTTGTCGATCTGAACTTTGGTTGTCCTGTTCCGAAGGTCGTGAAAAAGGGGGCGGGTTCCGCGATCCTGAAAGACCCGGCGGCCGTGCAAAAGATGGTTTCCACTGTCAAAGCGGCGATTAAAATTCCTCTGACAATCAAGATCCGCACGGGCTGGGATGCGAATTCCCGCAACGCCACTGAAATTTGTAATATTGCCTACAACGAAGGGGTTTCCTGGGTTGCGATCCACGGGCGCACCCGTGCGCAGGCCTATACCGGACTTGCGGACTGGGACTTCATCGCGGATGTTAAAGCCAATACCAAGATTCCCATTCTTGGAAACGGAGACATCCTCACTCCTCGTCAGGCCAATTTAAGACTGCAGCAGTCCGGTTGTGACGGGGTGATGATCGGCCGTGGGTGCCTTAAAAACCCGTTTATCTTCATGGATGCCCTGTCCTTGTGGCGAGGCGAGCCGATTAAGGACGTGAAGAGGGATTATGTGAGTCTGTTCCAGGGTCTGCAAAAAGAGATCGTGGCGCATTGTGATGAGCACATCACCGGGATCCAGCTCAGAAAGTTTGCAGCTTGGTTCTCAACAGGGTATTCTGGAGCGGCTCAATTCCGTAAGAATCTATTCCAGTCCAAAAGCAATGACGAGATCATGGCCTTAGCGAATGAGTTTTTCGCAAGTATTGGAAATGTAGAACAAGAAGACACCAGTCAGGAAGATTTCTTAATGGGCGGTCACGGTTAA